A single region of the Chryseobacterium sp. 6424 genome encodes:
- a CDS encoding ribose-phosphate pyrophosphokinase, with amino-acid sequence MADQASYLFSTRTSKVLAEKIAHHYGQELGKINFQDFSDGEFEPVLDQSVRGGRVFLIGSTFPPADNLLELLLMIDAAKRASAKSITVVLPYYGLARQDRKDQPRAPIGAKLVANLLTAAGATRIMTMDLHADQIQGFFEIPVDHLYASTLFIDHILSLNLENLTIASPDMGGAKRAKNYAGHLGAEVVIAYKERKKANVVEEMFLIGDVKDRNVVLIDDMIDTAGTLCKAADILIANGAKSVRAMATHGVLSGKAYENIENSKLSEVIVTDTIPIKTALSSKIKVLTCAQLFADVMKMVHEHKSISDKFII; translated from the coding sequence ATGGCTGATCAGGCAAGTTATCTGTTTTCCACCAGAACCAGTAAAGTTTTGGCGGAAAAAATCGCTCATCATTATGGGCAAGAGTTGGGAAAAATCAATTTTCAGGATTTTAGCGACGGCGAGTTTGAGCCAGTCCTGGACCAGTCGGTTCGTGGTGGCCGCGTATTCCTTATTGGCTCTACTTTTCCCCCCGCAGACAATTTATTAGAACTACTTCTGATGATTGATGCTGCTAAAAGAGCTTCTGCTAAAAGCATTACAGTAGTTCTTCCGTATTACGGACTGGCGCGGCAAGACCGAAAAGACCAGCCAAGAGCGCCGATCGGGGCCAAGCTGGTGGCGAATCTTCTCACAGCCGCTGGCGCTACACGTATTATGACGATGGATCTTCATGCAGACCAAATACAAGGTTTCTTTGAGATCCCAGTAGATCACCTTTATGCTTCTACCCTGTTTATCGATCATATCCTATCATTAAATCTGGAGAATCTTACCATTGCTTCACCAGATATGGGAGGTGCCAAAAGAGCGAAAAACTATGCCGGCCATCTCGGTGCAGAGGTTGTAATTGCCTATAAAGAACGTAAGAAGGCCAACGTGGTAGAAGAAATGTTCTTGATTGGTGATGTAAAAGACCGAAATGTAGTCTTAATTGATGACATGATTGATACCGCAGGCACTTTATGTAAAGCAGCCGATATCCTGATCGCAAACGGTGCGAAAAGTGTGCGCGCAATGGCTACACACGGCGTACTTTCGGGCAAGGCGTATGAAAATATCGAGAACTCTAAGCTTTCCGAAGTCATTGTTACTGATACTATTCCGATCAAAACAGCATTATCCTCTAAAATTAAAGTACTTACCTGCGCCCAATTATTCGCTGATGTTATGAAGATGGTACACGAACATAAATCCATCAGTGATAAATTTATTATTTAA
- a CDS encoding OmpP1/FadL family transporter, whose protein sequence is MKKIIVSTALLAGVLTQAGGFRVSLQGVKQLAMAHTSAHTEDASVAFFNPAGMSFIPNRLSVAAGGFGINTEITYQNPTTLESFSTDNPMGTPIYAAVAYKIVDEVSVGFSFTTPYGSTIQWPTDWAGREIVQDIELKAFYFQPMVSVKLAPWVSVGGSYIYAKGSVDWTKALTQFGGTLNIKDDQASGQGFGLGFYFRPTDKLDVSVAYRSPIDMEANEGVASFNVSSALYPALGVNAAGQDNFKAVLPLVDEYTVGVTYKVTPKWSVSGDFNYSGWGRYQSLTLDFENAPAGNQADATVLVSPKNFKSTQTWRVGTQYMVTDNFAARLGYYYDESPYEDQDFIPETPSFDANVITAGIGYKWKGLGIDLSGAYNFQTPRDVNNSYLSFYGQAKAKAYYFGLGLSYNAF, encoded by the coding sequence ATGAAAAAAATCATTGTATCAACAGCACTATTAGCCGGGGTTCTTACGCAGGCGGGCGGCTTCAGGGTCTCTTTACAAGGTGTAAAGCAGCTGGCTATGGCTCATACCAGCGCACATACGGAGGATGCGAGTGTCGCTTTCTTTAATCCAGCGGGTATGTCTTTTATCCCAAACAGGCTGAGTGTAGCAGCGGGGGGATTTGGTATCAATACCGAAATTACCTACCAAAATCCTACGACTCTTGAAAGTTTCAGTACGGATAATCCTATGGGAACGCCAATTTACGCGGCAGTAGCTTATAAAATTGTAGATGAAGTATCTGTGGGTTTCAGTTTCACGACGCCTTATGGTTCTACAATCCAATGGCCTACCGATTGGGCGGGTAGGGAAATTGTACAGGATATTGAGCTTAAAGCCTTCTATTTCCAGCCGATGGTTTCAGTTAAACTGGCGCCTTGGGTTTCTGTAGGCGGTAGCTATATCTACGCGAAAGGTTCGGTAGACTGGACGAAGGCGCTCACGCAGTTTGGAGGAACGCTAAATATCAAGGATGACCAGGCTTCAGGGCAAGGTTTCGGTTTAGGCTTTTACTTCCGTCCTACCGATAAACTGGATGTGAGTGTGGCTTACCGTTCACCAATTGATATGGAAGCTAATGAAGGTGTTGCCTCATTCAATGTTTCTTCTGCACTTTATCCGGCATTGGGTGTAAATGCAGCTGGGCAGGATAACTTTAAAGCAGTTTTACCTTTGGTGGATGAATATACTGTGGGTGTAACCTACAAAGTGACGCCAAAATGGTCTGTATCCGGAGATTTCAACTATAGCGGTTGGGGACGTTACCAGAGCTTGACTTTGGATTTTGAGAATGCTCCTGCAGGTAACCAGGCTGACGCCACCGTATTGGTTTCTCCTAAAAACTTTAAGAGTACACAGACTTGGAGAGTGGGTACACAATATATGGTAACCGATAATTTTGCCGCAAGATTGGGTTATTATTATGATGAATCACCTTATGAAGATCAAGACTTTATCCCAGAGACGCCATCATTCGATGCTAATGTAATTACCGCAGGTATCGGTTACAAATGGAAAGGATTGGGTATTGATTTATCAGGTGCCTATAACTTCCAGACGCCAAGAGATGTAAATAACAGTTACTTGTCATTTTACGGACAGGCAAAAGCAAAAGCTTATTACTTCGGTTTAGGTTTATCATACAACGCATTTTAA
- a CDS encoding stage 0 sporulation family protein — MSCGCKTSGDSSHSCGTKSASGCENVNTCGNSYKLSVFDWLSDISNPVASQTDFVEVRFKNDRKCFYKNVHNLPLHIGSVVTVESSPGHDIGVVSLTGELVKIQMKKKHFSEDNPLKIYRLANQKDIEVWQQSRAKEESVKIQARKIAYALNLSMKITDVEYQGDGAKVTFYYTSETRVDFRQLIKEYAAAFRTKIDMKQIGFRQEAAKVGGIGSCGRELCCSTWLTDFRSVNTNAARYQQLSINPQKLAGQCGKLKCCLNYELDSYLDALSDFPPSSSVIDTEKGRAFCIKIDVFKKKMWFAYADRSMAWYDLDVVDVKKLLAQNKRGEKTQPLEDLQKQEFPVKSVDLIQENNVDRFERKNRNPGKDQNRRKNTSAKPQQSTKNQNRPPKKEQDHKKSPEKGTAETPKSQNQQPKKFKKKFQPKRDDRA, encoded by the coding sequence ATGAGTTGTGGATGCAAAACATCCGGCGATTCTTCCCACTCCTGCGGCACCAAATCCGCAAGTGGTTGTGAAAATGTAAATACCTGCGGAAATAGCTATAAATTAAGCGTTTTCGATTGGCTCTCGGACATCAGTAATCCTGTTGCTTCGCAAACAGATTTTGTTGAAGTAAGGTTCAAGAACGACCGGAAATGTTTTTATAAAAACGTACATAATTTACCACTCCATATCGGGAGTGTTGTCACAGTAGAATCTAGCCCGGGTCATGATATAGGCGTGGTAAGCCTAACAGGGGAACTGGTAAAAATACAGATGAAAAAGAAACATTTTTCTGAAGATAACCCACTGAAAATATACCGGTTAGCAAACCAGAAAGACATTGAGGTTTGGCAGCAAAGCCGCGCTAAAGAAGAAAGCGTAAAAATACAAGCCCGAAAAATAGCTTACGCGCTGAATCTCAGCATGAAAATAACTGATGTAGAGTATCAGGGTGATGGGGCGAAAGTGACTTTTTACTACACCTCAGAGACTCGGGTAGATTTCCGCCAGTTAATCAAGGAATATGCAGCCGCGTTCCGTACAAAGATTGATATGAAGCAAATTGGTTTCCGGCAAGAGGCGGCTAAAGTAGGCGGCATTGGCTCTTGTGGACGCGAACTTTGCTGTTCTACCTGGCTCACCGATTTCCGTTCTGTAAACACTAACGCAGCCCGGTATCAGCAACTGAGCATCAACCCACAGAAACTCGCGGGCCAGTGTGGTAAACTGAAGTGTTGCCTTAATTATGAACTCGACAGTTACTTGGATGCCCTCAGTGATTTTCCGCCTTCTTCTTCAGTTATTGATACCGAAAAAGGCCGTGCCTTCTGTATAAAAATTGATGTTTTCAAGAAAAAAATGTGGTTTGCTTATGCCGACCGCTCCATGGCCTGGTACGATTTGGATGTAGTCGACGTGAAAAAACTCTTGGCCCAAAACAAACGCGGTGAGAAAACCCAGCCTTTGGAAGACCTACAGAAACAGGAGTTTCCTGTGAAATCTGTAGATCTTATTCAGGAAAATAATGTAGACCGCTTCGAGCGCAAAAACAGAAATCCTGGTAAAGACCAAAACCGCAGGAAAAACACCTCGGCAAAACCACAACAGAGTACAAAGAACCAAAACCGGCCACCTAAAAAAGAGCAAGACCACAAAAAAAGCCCTGAAAAAGGTACCGCCGAAACACCAAAATCCCAGAACCAGCAGCCTAAAAAATTCAAAAAGAAATTTCAGCCCAAGCGTGATGACCGTGCATAG
- a CDS encoding penicillin-binding protein 1A, whose translation MENKKTPGSKPQQKFPLPPKKLKNRGWRKWVKFVWMSLAAVVLGIALLFFAVSQGFLGNMPDVKELENPDIYVASEIYSSDGKLLGKFEKEKTQPVTYKDLPPHLIYALQAKEDERFKEHSGIDLQSVARAVVYGGERGGGSTITQQLAKLLFTEQVSQNKVQRAFQKLKEWVVAVSLEKRYTKEEIITLYFNKFDFVNNANGIEMASRIYFNKKTNELTLPEAATFVSMLEAPVANNPLRNPERAKRRRDVVLEQMLKTGYLDQETYQKAVAEPIKTDFHPIKTIDEGYSAYYKFYLRKEIDAYLKDYEKQTGKTLNLFKDGLKIYVTLDSKMQKFAEESIKEHLTDLQKRFDAEQRGRKQRPFYFLDDKQIQGIMVQAMKRTGRYKQLKNAGVPEDSIMMEFKKPVKTSRFTWNGEEEVEMSPWDSIRYHKQIAQAGLMSMVPGTGEIRAWVGGINWQHFQYDHIKQGKRQVGSTFKPFVYATAIMKLGMTPCSTVSNATYTKGTWKVEGSGGNLTLRDALAHSKNPVAVRLIEMTTPKSVIQTARDLGVTEDIPNEYAVALGSSDITIYEMLGAYSTFANYGNYIKPEMIWRIEDANGRVIKEVKPVMKEVMNELYAYTMIDLMKGVAEYGTASGELGRRGVEKGIEIAAKTGTTQNNSDGWFMGITPNLATGVWVGWEDRATHFRGTGEGQGAKMALPIWAIFMKKVWADSSLGVSKEDKFIKPSNWTGSCSDLQGLGGYGDDGGLQTIDQLKNPTTDAPSSAPKKPVQKDENLNENLNSGEEIDFNK comes from the coding sequence ATGGAAAACAAAAAAACTCCCGGAAGCAAACCTCAGCAGAAATTTCCGCTTCCGCCTAAAAAATTAAAAAACCGCGGCTGGCGAAAATGGGTGAAGTTCGTCTGGATGTCCTTGGCCGCAGTGGTGCTGGGCATCGCACTGCTGTTTTTTGCGGTGTCGCAAGGCTTTCTTGGCAATATGCCCGACGTGAAAGAACTTGAAAACCCTGACATTTACGTAGCTTCTGAAATTTACTCTTCGGATGGGAAACTTTTAGGCAAATTCGAAAAGGAAAAAACACAGCCGGTAACTTATAAAGACCTGCCGCCACATCTTATCTATGCGCTGCAGGCGAAAGAAGACGAGCGTTTCAAAGAACACTCAGGTATTGATTTACAGTCTGTTGCAAGAGCGGTGGTGTATGGTGGTGAGCGTGGTGGTGGTTCTACAATCACGCAGCAACTTGCAAAATTACTGTTTACCGAACAGGTTTCACAGAACAAAGTCCAGCGTGCCTTCCAGAAACTGAAAGAATGGGTTGTAGCCGTAAGTCTTGAGAAACGTTACACCAAAGAAGAAATCATCACGCTTTATTTCAATAAGTTCGATTTTGTAAATAATGCAAACGGGATCGAAATGGCGTCACGGATTTATTTCAATAAAAAAACCAACGAGCTTACCCTTCCGGAAGCGGCCACATTCGTCTCAATGCTCGAAGCTCCGGTAGCCAATAACCCACTCCGTAACCCTGAACGTGCCAAACGCCGCCGCGATGTGGTATTGGAACAGATGCTGAAAACCGGCTACCTCGATCAGGAAACGTATCAGAAAGCAGTTGCCGAGCCTATCAAAACAGATTTTCATCCGATAAAAACCATTGATGAAGGTTATTCTGCGTACTACAAATTCTATCTACGAAAAGAAATTGACGCTTATCTTAAAGATTACGAGAAACAGACCGGCAAAACGTTAAACTTATTTAAAGACGGCTTAAAAATCTACGTTACCTTAGATTCTAAAATGCAGAAATTTGCGGAAGAGTCTATCAAAGAACACCTCACCGATCTGCAAAAGCGTTTCGATGCAGAACAGCGCGGCCGTAAACAAAGACCTTTCTATTTTTTGGATGACAAGCAGATCCAAGGGATCATGGTGCAGGCCATGAAGCGTACCGGCCGTTATAAACAACTTAAAAACGCAGGTGTACCAGAGGATTCTATCATGATGGAATTCAAAAAGCCTGTAAAAACTTCGCGCTTTACCTGGAACGGTGAGGAGGAAGTAGAAATGTCCCCGTGGGATTCCATCCGGTATCATAAGCAGATCGCACAGGCAGGCCTGATGTCGATGGTGCCCGGAACCGGTGAAATCAGGGCGTGGGTCGGCGGTATCAACTGGCAGCATTTCCAGTACGACCACATCAAACAAGGGAAAAGACAAGTAGGATCTACCTTTAAGCCCTTCGTATATGCCACAGCCATTATGAAACTCGGGATGACACCTTGCTCCACGGTTTCAAACGCGACCTACACCAAAGGAACCTGGAAGGTAGAGGGCTCTGGTGGAAACCTTACACTTCGTGATGCACTTGCACACTCCAAAAACCCAGTAGCAGTCCGACTTATAGAAATGACGACGCCGAAAAGCGTGATCCAAACCGCGCGTGACCTTGGGGTAACAGAGGATATCCCAAATGAATATGCGGTAGCACTTGGCTCGTCAGATATTACCATCTACGAAATGCTTGGTGCCTATTCTACATTCGCAAACTATGGAAACTACATTAAACCAGAAATGATCTGGCGGATTGAAGATGCCAACGGACGCGTGATTAAAGAAGTGAAACCCGTGATGAAAGAAGTAATGAATGAACTCTATGCTTACACGATGATCGATCTGATGAAAGGTGTGGCTGAATACGGAACCGCAAGCGGAGAACTGGGAAGAAGAGGAGTGGAAAAAGGCATTGAAATCGCCGCAAAAACCGGTACCACACAGAATAACTCCGACGGTTGGTTTATGGGGATTACCCCAAACCTGGCAACCGGCGTTTGGGTAGGTTGGGAAGACCGCGCCACGCACTTCCGCGGCACTGGTGAAGGACAGGGGGCAAAGATGGCGCTACCAATTTGGGCCATATTTATGAAGAAAGTATGGGCAGATTCTTCGCTTGGCGTTTCAAAAGAAGATAAATTCATCAAACCATCTAACTGGACGGGCAGTTGCTCGGATCTTCAGGGACTTGGTGGCTACGGCGACGATGGCGGGCTGCAAAC
- a CDS encoding DUF4835 family protein, whose translation MKNLFSVFILLFTFPFAFSQELLSTVQINAQQIGGSNTQVYQTLEKNLRDFINNTSWTGKKLQNFEKIKSNFAIVITERSGSGNFKGTIVVQAVRPVFNTTYETPLLNINDTNFSFDYTENENLVFNERQFSGKNLIDVVSFYVYTILGFDGDSFQVRGGQQWFEKAQKISNNAQNQKFAGWSLMEGPRTRAALIDNILKPEQNTLRNIYYTYHRSGLDNLGKQDQSSGKRVIAEALLQLRNYESNFQMNYPVNIFIDTKKQEIFDIFNNGNNANINMAELKSLFVTLSPRDIDSKWNKWK comes from the coding sequence ATGAAGAACCTATTTTCTGTATTCATTCTTTTATTTACGTTTCCGTTTGCCTTTTCGCAGGAGCTGCTTTCTACCGTACAGATAAACGCGCAGCAAATCGGCGGCAGCAATACGCAGGTGTACCAAACGCTCGAGAAAAACCTCCGCGATTTCATTAACAATACCAGTTGGACGGGCAAGAAATTACAGAATTTTGAAAAGATAAAGTCTAATTTCGCCATTGTGATTACAGAGCGCAGCGGAAGTGGCAATTTTAAAGGAACTATTGTGGTGCAGGCGGTTCGCCCTGTTTTCAATACTACTTATGAAACACCATTGCTGAATATAAATGACACCAATTTCAGTTTTGATTATACCGAAAATGAAAATCTGGTATTCAATGAACGGCAGTTTTCGGGGAAAAACCTCATTGACGTGGTGAGTTTTTATGTATATACGATTTTAGGCTTCGATGGCGACAGTTTTCAGGTACGTGGCGGCCAGCAATGGTTTGAGAAGGCACAGAAAATTTCAAATAACGCACAGAACCAAAAATTCGCAGGTTGGTCTTTGATGGAAGGTCCCAGAACACGCGCCGCACTTATTGACAACATCCTGAAACCTGAACAAAATACGCTGCGTAACATTTATTACACCTACCATCGCTCCGGACTTGATAATCTGGGCAAGCAAGACCAGTCTTCAGGCAAAAGAGTCATCGCCGAGGCTTTATTGCAGCTAAGGAATTACGAAAGCAACTTCCAGATGAATTACCCTGTAAACATCTTTATTGATACGAAGAAACAGGAGATTTTCGATATTTTCAATAACGGGAATAATGCCAATATTAACATGGCTGAACTGAAGTCCCTGTTTGTCACCCTTTCCCCAAGAGACATTGACAGTAAATGGAATAAATGGAAATAG
- a CDS encoding Y-family DNA polymerase yields the protein MYALVDCNNFFVSCERTLDKTLENQAVVVLSNNDGCVISRSNEAKALGIPMGAPAFKYQAIFEKNNVKVFSAKFELYNYLSQQITALAKSYAMDHEVYSIDELFLDFHGFKYFNLPTYCAELRQKIMDQYQIPVSIGVAPSKTLCKVANRIVKKFPEQFADGVYILNTPEKIEKALRWLPIKDVWGIGRRYACKMTENGVHKAWDLLQKPDIWLKQTMGVHGIRMMNELKGQPQLILEEPSKKKTICVSRSFMEMIADKEELRERIETFTMYCAEKLRKQHSCCKEITVFIQTNRFRTDLGEYKNGLTVQLPNPSSSSIVLAKAANRIFEAIYRDGYHYKKAGVLVTELIPDNERIPSLFVKDDDVKHVPVMKMMDRLNRKFGKDKIRLASMSGKNTFGRAKMSAEYENMLKNNTLPEADYRFFS from the coding sequence ATGTACGCGCTTGTTGACTGCAATAATTTCTTTGTTTCCTGTGAGCGAACGCTGGACAAAACACTTGAAAATCAAGCGGTTGTAGTGCTATCTAACAATGATGGATGCGTAATCTCGCGCAGTAATGAGGCCAAAGCGCTCGGCATCCCAATGGGAGCGCCAGCCTTTAAATATCAGGCCATTTTTGAGAAGAATAACGTAAAGGTTTTCTCTGCCAAATTCGAGCTTTACAACTACCTGAGTCAGCAAATTACCGCATTGGCCAAATCGTACGCAATGGATCATGAGGTCTATAGCATTGATGAACTCTTCCTGGATTTTCATGGTTTTAAATATTTTAATTTACCTACTTACTGTGCGGAACTCCGCCAGAAAATCATGGATCAGTACCAGATCCCGGTAAGCATCGGTGTTGCTCCGAGCAAAACACTGTGTAAAGTCGCCAACAGAATCGTCAAGAAATTTCCAGAACAATTTGCAGACGGTGTCTATATACTAAATACCCCTGAAAAAATTGAAAAAGCGCTGCGCTGGCTGCCCATAAAAGATGTGTGGGGAATTGGCCGCAGATATGCTTGCAAAATGACTGAAAATGGTGTTCATAAAGCTTGGGACCTGCTACAGAAGCCTGATATTTGGTTAAAACAAACCATGGGCGTGCATGGCATACGCATGATGAATGAATTGAAAGGGCAACCGCAACTGATACTGGAAGAGCCATCGAAGAAGAAAACAATCTGTGTGAGCCGCAGTTTCATGGAAATGATCGCTGATAAGGAAGAATTAAGAGAGCGTATTGAAACCTTTACGATGTATTGTGCGGAAAAACTCCGGAAGCAACATTCGTGCTGTAAAGAAATTACTGTTTTCATCCAGACCAACAGGTTTCGGACAGATCTGGGTGAGTATAAAAACGGCCTTACGGTACAATTGCCTAATCCCAGCAGCTCTTCTATTGTACTGGCAAAGGCAGCCAACCGCATTTTTGAGGCGATCTACAGGGATGGCTACCACTACAAGAAAGCCGGCGTGCTGGTAACAGAGCTGATTCCGGACAATGAAAGGATCCCCAGCCTATTCGTAAAAGACGATGATGTAAAACATGTGCCGGTGATGAAGATGATGGACAGGCTTAACCGGAAGTTTGGGAAAGATAAGATTCGCCTGGCCAGTATGTCGGGCAAGAATACGTTCGGGCGCGCTAAAATGTCTGCGGAGTATGAAAATATGCTTAAAAACAATACTTTACCTGAAGCGGATTACCGGTTTTTCAGTTAA
- a CDS encoding 50S ribosomal protein L25/general stress protein Ctc codes for MKSITIQGTKRESVGKKSTKALRDAELVPCVVYGGAEPLNFSAEEKAFKGLVYTPEAHTVSIEVDGQTIPAVLQDIQFHPITDKILHADFYQLADDKPVVMEVPVRITGRAKGVVAGGAMRQSFRKLKLKALPANLPDEIVVDVTPLKIGNKLYVGDIKTENFSFMHPDNAVVVAVKMSRNAAKGGAAAADDDEEETTEGEVPATETTSAE; via the coding sequence ATGAAATCAATTACAATTCAAGGTACAAAAAGAGAAAGCGTGGGCAAAAAGTCTACAAAAGCTTTACGTGATGCTGAATTAGTTCCTTGTGTTGTTTACGGAGGCGCTGAACCTTTGAACTTTTCTGCAGAAGAAAAGGCTTTCAAAGGACTCGTTTATACTCCTGAAGCACACACGGTATCTATTGAGGTTGACGGACAAACCATTCCTGCCGTACTTCAGGACATCCAGTTCCACCCAATCACCGACAAAATCCTTCACGCAGACTTCTATCAGTTGGCTGATGACAAGCCAGTAGTAATGGAAGTGCCTGTAAGAATTACCGGGCGTGCAAAAGGTGTTGTGGCCGGTGGTGCGATGCGTCAGTCTTTCAGAAAACTGAAACTGAAGGCCTTGCCAGCTAACTTACCAGACGAGATCGTGGTAGATGTTACACCGCTTAAGATTGGTAACAAACTTTATGTAGGAGACATCAAAACCGAAAATTTCAGCTTCATGCACCCAGACAATGCAGTAGTAGTAGCTGTTAAAATGTCTAGAAATGCTGCTAAAGGTGGTGCCGCTGCCGCAGATGATGACGAAGAAGAAACAACTGAAGGCGAAGTTCCAGCAACTGAAACTACAAGCGCAGAATAA
- a CDS encoding gliding motility lipoprotein GldH — protein MTVHRIVSFVSVLLLSISCNGSADPMEMKSLNGIWPKNAEQKFSFKVTDAQNPKNIIFVVRNNNDYPYSNIRFIVDLGEAKKALKHRDTLNYVLAEPNGTWLGKGFGDTKEILFQYKINYKFPKNGHYELGIVHAMRTDSLKGIEDIGVKIETPKP, from the coding sequence ATGACCGTGCATAGAATTGTTTCCTTCGTTTCAGTTTTGCTTTTATCCATCAGTTGTAATGGCAGTGCGGATCCCATGGAAATGAAAAGCCTGAACGGGATTTGGCCCAAGAACGCTGAACAGAAATTCAGCTTTAAAGTAACTGATGCCCAAAATCCTAAAAATATTATATTTGTTGTAAGGAATAATAATGATTATCCGTACAGCAACATTAGGTTTATCGTGGATCTTGGCGAAGCGAAAAAAGCATTAAAACACAGGGACACGCTTAATTACGTACTTGCTGAACCCAATGGAACATGGCTCGGAAAAGGATTTGGCGATACCAAAGAAATATTGTTTCAGTATAAAATCAATTATAAATTCCCCAAGAACGGCCATTACGAACTGGGCATCGTGCATGCCATGCGTACCGACAGTTTAAAGGGCATTGAAGATATTGGCGTAAAAATAGAAACGCCAAAACCGTAA